From Piliocolobus tephrosceles isolate RC106 chromosome 16, ASM277652v3, whole genome shotgun sequence, the proteins below share one genomic window:
- the ABCC3 gene encoding canalicular multispecific organic anion transporter 2 isoform X1 has protein sequence MARGPLAGAVAVPRPPHLCPKVPPREALSQPAGRGQGDWTQRHWGRARRGGPGRSAGRGGRRRLRRPLCPPLGRTALAFLAAAPWPHGRPVRFRGARLQVLGLQPVCAHRQPGPHSLLPELPAGLGALHLPVGRPALLPALPAVPWSWLHHPLPPVQAQDGPGRPAVVRLLGGPFLLLPWPGPRPGPCPCFLCHPPGGGDHHGQCGALGKWMGEVSSGLWTVIRKLWALKRGLDMLGVGRRRGRPQKLLVMWDGEKWRQVQMCVFCPGLPALPAQLLATLLIQYERLQGVQSSGVLIIFWFLCVVCAIVPFRSKILSAKAEGEISDPFRFTTFYIYFALVLCALILACFREKPPLFSAKNVDPNPYPETSAGFLSRLFFWWFTKMAIYGYRHPLEEKDLWSLKEEDRSQMVVQQLLEAWRKQEKQAAEHKAAAAPGKNASSEDEVLLGARPRPRKPSFLRALLATFGSSFLISACFKLIQDLLSFINPQLLSVLIRFISNPMAPSWWGFLVAGLMFLCSVMQSLILQQYYQCIFVTGLKFRTGIIGVIYRKALVITNSVKRASTVGEIVNLMSVDAQRFMDLAPFLNLLWSAPLQIILAIYFLWQNLGPSVLAGVALMVLLIPLNGAVAVKMRAFQVKQMKLKDSRIKLMSEILNGIKVLKLYAWEPSFLKQVEGIRQGELQLLRTAAYLHAISTFTWMCTPFLVTLITLWVYVYVDPNNVLDAEKAFVSVSLFDILRLPLNMLPQLISNLTQTSVSLKRIQQFLTQDELDSQCVERKTISPGYAITIHSGTFTWAQDLPPTLHSLDIQVPKGALVAVVGPVGCGKSSLVSALLGEMEKLEGKVHMKGSVAYVPQQAWIQNCTLQENVLFGQALNPKRYQQALEACALLADLEMLPGGDQTEIGEKGINLSGGQRQRVSLARAVYSDADIFLLDDPLSAVDSHVAKHIFDHVIGPEGVLAGKTRVLVTHGISFLPQTDFIIVLADGQVSEMGPYPALLQRNGSFANFLHNYAPDEDQGHLEDSWIALEGAEDKEVLLIEDTLSNHTDLTDSDPVTYAVQKQFMRQLSALSSDGEGQGQPAPRRRLGPSEKVRVTEAKADGVLTQKEKAEIGTVELSVFRDYAKAVGLCTTLAICLLYVGQSAAAIGANVWLSAWTNDAMVDNRQNNTSMRLGVYAALGILQGLLVMLSAMAMAAGGIQAARVLHQALLHNKIRSPQSFFDTTPSGRILNRFSKDIYIIDELLAPVILMLLNSFFNAISTLVVIVASTPLFTVVILPLAVLYTLVQRFYAATSRQLKRLESVSRSPIYSHFSETVTGASVIRAYNRSRDFEVINDTKVDANQKSCYPYIISNRWLSIGVEFVGNCVVLFAALFAVIGRSSLNPGLVGLSVSYSLQVTFALNWMIRMMSDLESNIVAVERVKEYSKTETEAPWVVEGSRPPKGWPPRGEVEFRNYSVRYRPGLDLVLRDLSLHVHGGEKVGIVGRTGAGKSSMTLCLFRILEAAKGEIRIDGLNVADIGLHDLRSQLTIIPQDPILFSGTLRMNLDPFGRYSEEDIWQALELSHLHTFVSSQPAGLDFQCSEGGENLSVGQRQLVCLARALLRKSRILVLDEATAAIDLETDNLIQATIRTQFDTCTILTIAHRLNTIMDYTRVLVLDKGVVAEFDSPANLIAARGIFYGMARDAGLA, from the exons GACTCCAACCTGTCTGTGCACACAGACAACCCGGACCTCACTCCCTGCTTCCAGAACTCCCTGCTGGCCTGGGTGCCCTGCATCTACCTGTGGGTCGCCCTGCCCTGCTACCTGCTCTACCTGCGGTACCATGGTCGTGGCTACATCATCCTCTCCCACCTGTCCAGGCTCAAGACG GTCCTGGGCGTCCTGCTGTGGTGCGTCTCCTGGGCGGACCTTTTTTACTCCTTCCATGGCCTGGTCCACGGCCGGGCCCCTGCCCCTGTTTTCTTTGTCACCCCCCTGGTGGTGGGGATCACCATGGTCAGTGTGGGGCCCTGGGAAAGTGGATGGGGGAGGTCTCCAGTGGGTTGTGGACTGTGATAAGGAAACTGTGGGCTCTGAAGAGAGGGCTGGACATGTTGGGAGTGGGAAGAAGAAGGGGGAGGCCCCAGAAACTTCTGGTCATGTGGGATGGGGAGAAATGGAGGCAGGTCCAGATGTGTGTGTTCTGCCCGggcctccctgccctccctgcaCAGCTGCTGGCCACCCTGCTGATACAGTATGAGCGGCTGCAGGGCGTACAGTCTTCAGGGGTCCTCATTATCTTCTGGTTCCTGTGTGTGGTCTGCGCCATCGTCCCCTTCCGCTCCAAGATCCTTTCAGCCAAGGCAGAG GGCGAGATCTCAGACCCCTTCCGCTTCACCACCTTCTACATCTACTTTGCCCTGGTACTGTGTGCCCTCATCTTGGCCTGCTTCAGGGAGAAACCTCCACTTTTCTCCGCAAAGAATGTCGACCCT AATCCCTACCCTGAGACCAGTGCTGGCTTTCTCTCCCGCCTGTTTTTCTGGTGGTTCACAAA GATGGCCATCTATGGCTACCGGCATCCCCTGGAGGAGAAGGACCTCTGGTCCCTGAAGGAGGAGGACAGATCCCAGATGGTGGTGCAGCAGCTGCTGGAGGCATGGAGGAAGCAGGAAAAGCAGGCAGCAGA ACACAAGGCTGCAGCGGCACCTGGGAAAAATGCCTCCAGCGAGGACGAGGTGCTGCTGGGTGCCCGGCCCAGGCCCCGGAAGCCCTCTTTCCTGCGGGCCCTGCTGGCCACCTTCGGCTCCAGCTTCCTCATCAGCGCCTGCTTCAAGCTGATCCAGGACCTGCTGTCCTTCATTAATCCGCAGCTGCTCAG CGTCCTGATCAGGTTTATCTCCAACCCCATGGCCCCCTCCTGGTGGGGCTTCCTGGTGGCTGGGCTGATGTTCCTGTGCTCCGTGATGCAGTCGCTGATCTTACAACAGTATTACCAGTGCATCTTCGTGACTGGGCTGAAGTTTCGTACTGGGATCATAGGTGTCATCTATAGGAAG GCTCTGGTTATCACCAATTCAGTCAAACGTGCGTCCACCGTGGGGGAAATTGTCAACCTCATGTCAGTGGATGCCCAGCGCTTCATGGACCTTGCCCCCTTCCTCAACCTGCTGTGGTCAGCACCCCTGCAGATCATCCTGGCGATCTACTTCCTCTGGCAG AACCTAGGTCCCTCTGTCCTGGCTGGAGTCGCTCTCATGGTCTTACTGATTCCACTCAACGGAGCTGTGGCTGTGAAGATGCGTGCCTTCCAG GTAAAGCAAATGAAATTGAAGGACTCGCGCATCAAGCTGATGAGTGAGATCCTGAATGGCATCAAAGTCCTGAAGCTGTACGCCTGGGAACCCAGCTTCCTGAAGCAGGTGGAGGGCATCAGGCAGGGTGAGCTCCAGCTGCTGCGCACGGCGGCCTACCTCCACGCCATATCCACCTTCACCTGGATGTGCACCCCCTTCCTG GTGACCCTGATCACCCTCTGGGTGTACGTGTATGTGGACCCAAACAATGTGCTGGACGCCGAGAAAGCCTTCGTGTCTGTGTCCTTGTTTGATATCTTAAGACTTCCCCTCAACATGCTGCCCCAGTTAATCAGCAACCTGACTCAG ACCAGTGTGTCTCTGAAACGGATCCAGCAATTCCTGACTCAAGATGAACTTGACTCCCAGTGTGTGGAAAGAAAGACCATCTCCCCAG GCTATGCCATCACCATACACAGTGGCACCTTCACCTGGGCCCAGGACCTGCCCCCCACCCTGCACAG CCTAGACATCCAGGTCCCGAAAGGGGCACTGGTGGCCGTGGTGGGGCCTGTGGGCTGTGGGAAGTCCTCCCTGGTGTCTGCCCTGCTGGGAGAGATGGAGAAGTTAGAAGGCAAAGTACACATGAAG GGCTCTGTGGCCTACGTGCCCCAGCAGGCATGGATCCAGAACTGCACTCTTCAGGAAAACGTGCTTTTCGGCCAAGCCCTGAACCCCAAGCGCTACCAGCAGGCTCTGGAGGCCTGTGCCTTGCTAGCTGACCTGGAGATGCTGCCTGGTGGGGACCAGACAGAGATTGGAGAGAAG GGCATTAACCTGTCGGGGGGCCAGCGGCAGCGGGTCAGTCTGGCCCGAGCTGTGTACAGTGATGCCGATATTTTCTTGCTGGATGACCCACTGTCCGCGGTGGACTCTCATGTGGCCAAGCACATCTTTGACCACGTCATTGGGCCAGAAGGTGTGCTGGCAGGCAAG ACGCGAGTGCTGGTGACGCACGGCATTAGCTTCCTGCCCCAGACAGACTTCATCATCGTGCTAGCTGATGGACAGGTGTCTGAGATGGGCCCCTACCCAGCCCTGCTGCAGCGCAACGGCTCCTTTGCCAACTTTCTTCACAACTACGCCCCCGATGAGGACCAAGGGCACCTGGAGGACAGCTGGATCG CACTGGAAGGTGCAGAGGATAAGGAGGTATTGCTGATTGAAGACACACTCAGCAACCACACGGATCTGACAGACAGTGATCCAGTCACCTATGCGGTCCAGAAGCAGTTTATGAG ACAGCTGAGTGCCCTGTCATCGGATGGGGAGGGACAGGGTCAGCCTGCACCCCGGAGGCGCCTGGGCCCATCAGAGAAGGTGCGGGTGACAGAGGCGAAGGCAGATGGGGTACTGACCCAGAAGGAGAAAGCAGAGATTGGCACT GTGGAGCTGAGTGTGTTCCGGGATTATGCCAAGGCTGTGGGGCTCTGTACCACACTGGCCATTTGTCTCCTGTATGTGGGCCAAAGTGCAGCTGCCATTGGAGCCAATGTGTGGCTCAGTGCCTGGACAAATGATGCCATGGTGGACAATAGACAGAACAACACTTCCATGAGGCTGGGCGTCTATGCCGCCTTGGGAATTCTGCAAG GGCTCCTGGTGATGCTGTCAGCCATGGCCATGGCAGCGGGTGGCATCCAGGCTGCCCGTGTGTTGCACCAGGCACTGCTGCACAACAAGATACGCTCGCCACAGTCCTTCTTTGACACCACACCCTCAGGCCGCATCCTGAACCGCTTCTCCAAGGACATCTATATCATTGATGAACTTCTGGCCCCTGTCATCCTCATGCTGCTCAATTCCTTCTTCAATGCCATCTCTACTCTTGTGGTCATCGTGGCCAGCACGCCGCTCTTTACTGTGGTCATCCTGCCCTTGGCTGTGCTCTACACCTTGGTGCAG CGCTTCTATGCAGCCACATCACGGCAACTGAAGCGGCTGGAATCAGTCAGCCGCTCACCTATCTACTCCCACTTTTCGGAGACAGTGACTGGTGCCAGTGTCATCCGGGCCTACAACCGCAGCCGGGACTTTGAGGTCATCAATGATACTAAGGTGGATGCCAACCAGAAAAGCTGCTACCCCTACATCATCTCCAACCG GTGGCTGAGCATCGGAGTAGAGTTCGTGGGGAACTGTGTGGTGCTCTTTGCTGCACTATTTGCCGTCATTGGGAGGAGCAGCCTGAACCCGGGACTGGTGGGCCTTTCTGTGTCCTACTCCTTGCAG GTGACATTTGCTCTGAATTGGATGATACGAATGATGTCAGATTTGGAGTCTAACATCGTGGCTGTGGAGAGGGTCAAGGAGTACtccaagacagagacagag GCACCCTGGGTGGTGGAAGGCAGCCGCCCTCCCAAAGGTTGGCCCCCACGTGGGGAGGTGGAGTTCCGGAATTATTCTGTGCGCTACCGGCCGGGCCTAGATCTGGTGCTGAGAGACCTGAGTCTGCATGTGCACGGTGGCGAGAAG GTGGGGATTGTGGGCCGCACTGGGGCTGGCAAGTCCTCCATGACCCTCTGCCTGTTCCGCATCCTGGAGGCGGCAAAGGGTGAAATCCGCATTGACGGCCTCAATGTGGCAGACATCGGCCTCCATGACCTGCGCTCTCAGCTGACCATCATCCCGCAG GACCCCATCCTGTTCTCGGGGACCCTGCGCATGAACCTGGACCCCTTTGGCAGATACTCAGAGGAAGACATTTGGCAGGCCTTGGAGCTGTCCCACCTGCACACGTTTGTGAGCTCCCAGCCGGCAGGCCTGGACTTCCAGTGCTCTGAGGGCGGGGAGAATCTCAG CGTGGGCCAGAGGCAGCTCGTGTGCCTGGCCCGAGCCCTGCTCCGCAAGAGCCGCATCCTGGTTTTAGACGAGGCCACAGCTGCCATCGACCTCGAGACTGACAACCTCATCCAGGCTACCATCCGCACCCAGTTTGATACCTGCACTATCTTGACCATCGCACACCGGCTTAACACTATTATGGACTACACCAG GGTCCTGGTCCTGGACAAAGGAGTAGTAGCTGAATTTGATTCTCCAGCCAACCTCATTGCAGCTAGAGGCATCTTCTACGGGATGGCCAGAGATGCTGGACTTGCCTAA
- the ABCC3 gene encoding canalicular multispecific organic anion transporter 2 isoform X2: MDALCGSGELGSKFWDSNLSVHTDNPDLTPCFQNSLLAWVPCIYLWVALPCYLLYLRYHGRGYIILSHLSRLKTVLGVLLWCVSWADLFYSFHGLVHGRAPAPVFFVTPLVVGITMLLATLLIQYERLQGVQSSGVLIIFWFLCVVCAIVPFRSKILSAKAEGEISDPFRFTTFYIYFALVLCALILACFREKPPLFSAKNVDPNPYPETSAGFLSRLFFWWFTKMAIYGYRHPLEEKDLWSLKEEDRSQMVVQQLLEAWRKQEKQAAEHKAAAAPGKNASSEDEVLLGARPRPRKPSFLRALLATFGSSFLISACFKLIQDLLSFINPQLLSVLIRFISNPMAPSWWGFLVAGLMFLCSVMQSLILQQYYQCIFVTGLKFRTGIIGVIYRKALVITNSVKRASTVGEIVNLMSVDAQRFMDLAPFLNLLWSAPLQIILAIYFLWQNLGPSVLAGVALMVLLIPLNGAVAVKMRAFQVKQMKLKDSRIKLMSEILNGIKVLKLYAWEPSFLKQVEGIRQGELQLLRTAAYLHAISTFTWMCTPFLVTLITLWVYVYVDPNNVLDAEKAFVSVSLFDILRLPLNMLPQLISNLTQTSVSLKRIQQFLTQDELDSQCVERKTISPGYAITIHSGTFTWAQDLPPTLHSLDIQVPKGALVAVVGPVGCGKSSLVSALLGEMEKLEGKVHMKGSVAYVPQQAWIQNCTLQENVLFGQALNPKRYQQALEACALLADLEMLPGGDQTEIGEKGINLSGGQRQRVSLARAVYSDADIFLLDDPLSAVDSHVAKHIFDHVIGPEGVLAGKTRVLVTHGISFLPQTDFIIVLADGQVSEMGPYPALLQRNGSFANFLHNYAPDEDQGHLEDSWIALEGAEDKEVLLIEDTLSNHTDLTDSDPVTYAVQKQFMRQLSALSSDGEGQGQPAPRRRLGPSEKVRVTEAKADGVLTQKEKAEIGTVELSVFRDYAKAVGLCTTLAICLLYVGQSAAAIGANVWLSAWTNDAMVDNRQNNTSMRLGVYAALGILQGLLVMLSAMAMAAGGIQAARVLHQALLHNKIRSPQSFFDTTPSGRILNRFSKDIYIIDELLAPVILMLLNSFFNAISTLVVIVASTPLFTVVILPLAVLYTLVQRFYAATSRQLKRLESVSRSPIYSHFSETVTGASVIRAYNRSRDFEVINDTKVDANQKSCYPYIISNRWLSIGVEFVGNCVVLFAALFAVIGRSSLNPGLVGLSVSYSLQVTFALNWMIRMMSDLESNIVAVERVKEYSKTETEAPWVVEGSRPPKGWPPRGEVEFRNYSVRYRPGLDLVLRDLSLHVHGGEKVGIVGRTGAGKSSMTLCLFRILEAAKGEIRIDGLNVADIGLHDLRSQLTIIPQDPILFSGTLRMNLDPFGRYSEEDIWQALELSHLHTFVSSQPAGLDFQCSEGGENLSVGQRQLVCLARALLRKSRILVLDEATAAIDLETDNLIQATIRTQFDTCTILTIAHRLNTIMDYTRVLVLDKGVVAEFDSPANLIAARGIFYGMARDAGLA, from the exons GACTCCAACCTGTCTGTGCACACAGACAACCCGGACCTCACTCCCTGCTTCCAGAACTCCCTGCTGGCCTGGGTGCCCTGCATCTACCTGTGGGTCGCCCTGCCCTGCTACCTGCTCTACCTGCGGTACCATGGTCGTGGCTACATCATCCTCTCCCACCTGTCCAGGCTCAAGACG GTCCTGGGCGTCCTGCTGTGGTGCGTCTCCTGGGCGGACCTTTTTTACTCCTTCCATGGCCTGGTCCACGGCCGGGCCCCTGCCCCTGTTTTCTTTGTCACCCCCCTGGTGGTGGGGATCACCATG CTGCTGGCCACCCTGCTGATACAGTATGAGCGGCTGCAGGGCGTACAGTCTTCAGGGGTCCTCATTATCTTCTGGTTCCTGTGTGTGGTCTGCGCCATCGTCCCCTTCCGCTCCAAGATCCTTTCAGCCAAGGCAGAG GGCGAGATCTCAGACCCCTTCCGCTTCACCACCTTCTACATCTACTTTGCCCTGGTACTGTGTGCCCTCATCTTGGCCTGCTTCAGGGAGAAACCTCCACTTTTCTCCGCAAAGAATGTCGACCCT AATCCCTACCCTGAGACCAGTGCTGGCTTTCTCTCCCGCCTGTTTTTCTGGTGGTTCACAAA GATGGCCATCTATGGCTACCGGCATCCCCTGGAGGAGAAGGACCTCTGGTCCCTGAAGGAGGAGGACAGATCCCAGATGGTGGTGCAGCAGCTGCTGGAGGCATGGAGGAAGCAGGAAAAGCAGGCAGCAGA ACACAAGGCTGCAGCGGCACCTGGGAAAAATGCCTCCAGCGAGGACGAGGTGCTGCTGGGTGCCCGGCCCAGGCCCCGGAAGCCCTCTTTCCTGCGGGCCCTGCTGGCCACCTTCGGCTCCAGCTTCCTCATCAGCGCCTGCTTCAAGCTGATCCAGGACCTGCTGTCCTTCATTAATCCGCAGCTGCTCAG CGTCCTGATCAGGTTTATCTCCAACCCCATGGCCCCCTCCTGGTGGGGCTTCCTGGTGGCTGGGCTGATGTTCCTGTGCTCCGTGATGCAGTCGCTGATCTTACAACAGTATTACCAGTGCATCTTCGTGACTGGGCTGAAGTTTCGTACTGGGATCATAGGTGTCATCTATAGGAAG GCTCTGGTTATCACCAATTCAGTCAAACGTGCGTCCACCGTGGGGGAAATTGTCAACCTCATGTCAGTGGATGCCCAGCGCTTCATGGACCTTGCCCCCTTCCTCAACCTGCTGTGGTCAGCACCCCTGCAGATCATCCTGGCGATCTACTTCCTCTGGCAG AACCTAGGTCCCTCTGTCCTGGCTGGAGTCGCTCTCATGGTCTTACTGATTCCACTCAACGGAGCTGTGGCTGTGAAGATGCGTGCCTTCCAG GTAAAGCAAATGAAATTGAAGGACTCGCGCATCAAGCTGATGAGTGAGATCCTGAATGGCATCAAAGTCCTGAAGCTGTACGCCTGGGAACCCAGCTTCCTGAAGCAGGTGGAGGGCATCAGGCAGGGTGAGCTCCAGCTGCTGCGCACGGCGGCCTACCTCCACGCCATATCCACCTTCACCTGGATGTGCACCCCCTTCCTG GTGACCCTGATCACCCTCTGGGTGTACGTGTATGTGGACCCAAACAATGTGCTGGACGCCGAGAAAGCCTTCGTGTCTGTGTCCTTGTTTGATATCTTAAGACTTCCCCTCAACATGCTGCCCCAGTTAATCAGCAACCTGACTCAG ACCAGTGTGTCTCTGAAACGGATCCAGCAATTCCTGACTCAAGATGAACTTGACTCCCAGTGTGTGGAAAGAAAGACCATCTCCCCAG GCTATGCCATCACCATACACAGTGGCACCTTCACCTGGGCCCAGGACCTGCCCCCCACCCTGCACAG CCTAGACATCCAGGTCCCGAAAGGGGCACTGGTGGCCGTGGTGGGGCCTGTGGGCTGTGGGAAGTCCTCCCTGGTGTCTGCCCTGCTGGGAGAGATGGAGAAGTTAGAAGGCAAAGTACACATGAAG GGCTCTGTGGCCTACGTGCCCCAGCAGGCATGGATCCAGAACTGCACTCTTCAGGAAAACGTGCTTTTCGGCCAAGCCCTGAACCCCAAGCGCTACCAGCAGGCTCTGGAGGCCTGTGCCTTGCTAGCTGACCTGGAGATGCTGCCTGGTGGGGACCAGACAGAGATTGGAGAGAAG GGCATTAACCTGTCGGGGGGCCAGCGGCAGCGGGTCAGTCTGGCCCGAGCTGTGTACAGTGATGCCGATATTTTCTTGCTGGATGACCCACTGTCCGCGGTGGACTCTCATGTGGCCAAGCACATCTTTGACCACGTCATTGGGCCAGAAGGTGTGCTGGCAGGCAAG ACGCGAGTGCTGGTGACGCACGGCATTAGCTTCCTGCCCCAGACAGACTTCATCATCGTGCTAGCTGATGGACAGGTGTCTGAGATGGGCCCCTACCCAGCCCTGCTGCAGCGCAACGGCTCCTTTGCCAACTTTCTTCACAACTACGCCCCCGATGAGGACCAAGGGCACCTGGAGGACAGCTGGATCG CACTGGAAGGTGCAGAGGATAAGGAGGTATTGCTGATTGAAGACACACTCAGCAACCACACGGATCTGACAGACAGTGATCCAGTCACCTATGCGGTCCAGAAGCAGTTTATGAG ACAGCTGAGTGCCCTGTCATCGGATGGGGAGGGACAGGGTCAGCCTGCACCCCGGAGGCGCCTGGGCCCATCAGAGAAGGTGCGGGTGACAGAGGCGAAGGCAGATGGGGTACTGACCCAGAAGGAGAAAGCAGAGATTGGCACT GTGGAGCTGAGTGTGTTCCGGGATTATGCCAAGGCTGTGGGGCTCTGTACCACACTGGCCATTTGTCTCCTGTATGTGGGCCAAAGTGCAGCTGCCATTGGAGCCAATGTGTGGCTCAGTGCCTGGACAAATGATGCCATGGTGGACAATAGACAGAACAACACTTCCATGAGGCTGGGCGTCTATGCCGCCTTGGGAATTCTGCAAG GGCTCCTGGTGATGCTGTCAGCCATGGCCATGGCAGCGGGTGGCATCCAGGCTGCCCGTGTGTTGCACCAGGCACTGCTGCACAACAAGATACGCTCGCCACAGTCCTTCTTTGACACCACACCCTCAGGCCGCATCCTGAACCGCTTCTCCAAGGACATCTATATCATTGATGAACTTCTGGCCCCTGTCATCCTCATGCTGCTCAATTCCTTCTTCAATGCCATCTCTACTCTTGTGGTCATCGTGGCCAGCACGCCGCTCTTTACTGTGGTCATCCTGCCCTTGGCTGTGCTCTACACCTTGGTGCAG CGCTTCTATGCAGCCACATCACGGCAACTGAAGCGGCTGGAATCAGTCAGCCGCTCACCTATCTACTCCCACTTTTCGGAGACAGTGACTGGTGCCAGTGTCATCCGGGCCTACAACCGCAGCCGGGACTTTGAGGTCATCAATGATACTAAGGTGGATGCCAACCAGAAAAGCTGCTACCCCTACATCATCTCCAACCG GTGGCTGAGCATCGGAGTAGAGTTCGTGGGGAACTGTGTGGTGCTCTTTGCTGCACTATTTGCCGTCATTGGGAGGAGCAGCCTGAACCCGGGACTGGTGGGCCTTTCTGTGTCCTACTCCTTGCAG GTGACATTTGCTCTGAATTGGATGATACGAATGATGTCAGATTTGGAGTCTAACATCGTGGCTGTGGAGAGGGTCAAGGAGTACtccaagacagagacagag GCACCCTGGGTGGTGGAAGGCAGCCGCCCTCCCAAAGGTTGGCCCCCACGTGGGGAGGTGGAGTTCCGGAATTATTCTGTGCGCTACCGGCCGGGCCTAGATCTGGTGCTGAGAGACCTGAGTCTGCATGTGCACGGTGGCGAGAAG GTGGGGATTGTGGGCCGCACTGGGGCTGGCAAGTCCTCCATGACCCTCTGCCTGTTCCGCATCCTGGAGGCGGCAAAGGGTGAAATCCGCATTGACGGCCTCAATGTGGCAGACATCGGCCTCCATGACCTGCGCTCTCAGCTGACCATCATCCCGCAG GACCCCATCCTGTTCTCGGGGACCCTGCGCATGAACCTGGACCCCTTTGGCAGATACTCAGAGGAAGACATTTGGCAGGCCTTGGAGCTGTCCCACCTGCACACGTTTGTGAGCTCCCAGCCGGCAGGCCTGGACTTCCAGTGCTCTGAGGGCGGGGAGAATCTCAG CGTGGGCCAGAGGCAGCTCGTGTGCCTGGCCCGAGCCCTGCTCCGCAAGAGCCGCATCCTGGTTTTAGACGAGGCCACAGCTGCCATCGACCTCGAGACTGACAACCTCATCCAGGCTACCATCCGCACCCAGTTTGATACCTGCACTATCTTGACCATCGCACACCGGCTTAACACTATTATGGACTACACCAG GGTCCTGGTCCTGGACAAAGGAGTAGTAGCTGAATTTGATTCTCCAGCCAACCTCATTGCAGCTAGAGGCATCTTCTACGGGATGGCCAGAGATGCTGGACTTGCCTAA